Proteins encoded by one window of Sphingomonas ginkgonis:
- a CDS encoding SDR family NAD(P)-dependent oxidoreductase produces the protein MSFAGKRVLITGAASGIGRAVAERLHIEGAELLLVDREPIDLPGRHHRGDVADEALWEKVELGPLDHALVCAGVAGAAPIVGLDYAEWRRILGVNLDGAFLTLRAAMRSLVDGGSAVVVASAAGVKAEPGIAAYAASKAGAIQLARVAAKEGAPRGVRVNAVAPGGVETPIWDSVPMFAQRAAEVGRSAAFDEMARMATPLGRYATAEEIAAQILFLLSDAAATITGAVLVSDGGYSL, from the coding sequence ATGAGCTTCGCCGGCAAGCGCGTCCTGATCACAGGCGCGGCCTCCGGAATCGGCCGCGCCGTCGCCGAACGCCTCCACATCGAGGGCGCCGAGCTGCTGCTGGTCGACCGCGAGCCCATCGACCTGCCCGGCCGACATCATCGGGGAGACGTTGCGGACGAGGCGCTGTGGGAGAAGGTCGAGCTCGGCCCGCTCGATCATGCACTGGTCTGCGCCGGTGTCGCCGGCGCAGCCCCGATCGTCGGCCTCGATTACGCCGAATGGCGCCGCATTCTCGGCGTCAACCTCGACGGCGCCTTCCTGACGCTTCGAGCGGCGATGCGCTCGCTGGTCGACGGCGGCTCGGCGGTCGTGGTCGCCTCCGCTGCCGGGGTGAAGGCGGAACCCGGTATCGCTGCCTATGCCGCTTCCAAGGCCGGTGCGATCCAGCTCGCCAGGGTCGCCGCCAAGGAAGGCGCACCGCGCGGTGTCCGGGTCAACGCCGTCGCGCCCGGCGGGGTCGAGACGCCGATCTGGGACTCGGTCCCGATGTTCGCCCAGCGCGCAGCCGAGGTCGGCCGGAGCGCCGCCTTCGACGAGATGGCGCGCATGGCGACACCGCTCGGCCGCTACGCCACGGCGGAGGAGATCGCGGCGCAGATCCTCTTCCTGCTCTCGGATGCGGCGGCGACGATCACCGGCGCGGTCCTAGTCAGCGACGGCGGCTACTCGCTTTAG
- a CDS encoding M28 family metallopeptidase yields MRKSLVLLLAAASVPAAAAPSAAPAVNTARMSEITRTLASEAFEGRAPGTPGEAKTIPYLIEQFRAAGLQPAGENGGWTQKVPMIRTRLQNVRMSIAQDGQTVPLRFPDDVYVSTQKAVDQARIAAAPLVFVGYGVSAPERGWDDFKGADLRGKVAVILVNDPDYEAKPGEPVAGKFGGPTMTYYGRWTYKYEEAARRGAIGALIVHETGGAGYGWNVVQSSGGENYNIVLPAGAQQPVLLQGWIQRPVAEAMFRRAGLDYDTLKRQARTSAFRPIDLHATLSADSAVELTHLTSQNVLGQIRGSRFPAETVSYGGHWDAYGVGKPDAQGRTIRPGAADDGLGLAGMLEIARMFRAGPRPQRTVLFAAWTGEERGLLGSEYYARHPLFPHETMAANLTLDTLQFAGPTRDTVVIGRGQDSLEDMMAEEARKQGRSVTVESHPERGLFYRADHFSFAKRGVPTLLTMALAGEYDLVDGGRPAGAKWLADYTGNCYHQTCDEWSASWNLGGAAQEVDMMYRIGARLANSRIWPSWKPSSEFAPIRRQSAARRR; encoded by the coding sequence ATGCGCAAGTCCCTGGTTCTGCTTCTCGCCGCCGCATCGGTCCCCGCCGCCGCTGCTCCCTCCGCCGCTCCCGCGGTGAACACCGCCAGGATGTCCGAGATCACCCGGACGCTCGCCTCCGAGGCGTTCGAGGGCCGCGCGCCGGGGACGCCGGGGGAAGCGAAGACGATCCCCTATCTGATTGAACAGTTCCGCGCCGCGGGGCTCCAGCCCGCGGGCGAGAATGGCGGTTGGACCCAAAAGGTGCCGATGATCCGCACCCGGCTCCAGAATGTCCGGATGAGCATCGCGCAGGACGGCCAGACCGTTCCCCTGCGCTTTCCCGACGATGTCTACGTCTCCACCCAGAAGGCGGTAGACCAGGCGCGGATCGCAGCCGCCCCGCTAGTCTTCGTCGGCTATGGCGTGAGCGCGCCGGAGCGCGGCTGGGACGACTTCAAGGGCGCGGACCTTCGCGGCAAGGTCGCGGTCATCCTCGTCAACGACCCCGACTACGAAGCGAAGCCGGGCGAGCCGGTGGCCGGCAAGTTCGGCGGTCCGACGATGACCTACTACGGCCGCTGGACCTACAAATATGAGGAAGCCGCACGGCGCGGGGCGATCGGCGCCCTGATCGTTCACGAGACCGGCGGCGCGGGCTACGGCTGGAACGTCGTCCAGAGCAGCGGCGGCGAGAACTACAACATCGTCCTGCCGGCAGGAGCGCAGCAACCGGTCCTGCTTCAGGGCTGGATCCAGCGCCCGGTCGCGGAGGCGATGTTCCGACGTGCCGGGCTCGATTACGACACGCTAAAGCGGCAGGCGCGGACTTCCGCCTTCCGGCCGATCGACCTGCACGCGACGCTGAGCGCGGACAGCGCGGTCGAGCTCACCCATCTCACTAGCCAGAACGTGCTCGGCCAGATTCGCGGCAGCCGCTTCCCCGCGGAGACGGTCAGTTATGGCGGCCACTGGGATGCCTATGGCGTCGGCAAGCCCGATGCGCAGGGCCGGACGATCCGCCCCGGGGCCGCCGACGACGGGCTCGGCCTTGCCGGCATGCTCGAGATCGCCCGGATGTTCAGAGCCGGTCCCAGGCCGCAGCGCACCGTCCTGTTCGCCGCCTGGACTGGCGAGGAGCGCGGCCTGCTCGGCAGCGAATACTACGCCCGTCACCCGCTCTTCCCGCACGAGACGATGGCGGCGAACCTCACGCTGGACACGCTCCAGTTCGCCGGGCCGACCCGCGACACCGTGGTGATCGGCCGCGGGCAGGACAGCCTCGAGGACATGATGGCCGAGGAAGCCCGCAAGCAGGGCCGCAGCGTCACTGTCGAGAGCCATCCCGAGCGCGGCCTCTTCTACCGGGCCGATCATTTCAGCTTCGCCAAGCGGGGCGTACCGACGCTGCTGACGATGGCGCTGGCGGGCGAATATGACCTGGTCGACGGCGGACGTCCCGCCGGTGCCAAGTGGCTCGCCGACTACACGGGCAACTGCTACCACCAGACCTGCGACGAGTGGAGCGCAAGCTGGAACCTCGGCGGCGCCGCGCAGGAGGTCGACATGATGTACCGGATCGGCGCCCGGCTTGCGAACAGCCGCATCTGGCCGAGCTGGAAGCCCAGCAGCGAGTTCGCGCCGATTCGCCGCCAGAGCGCCGCCCGACGCCGCTAG
- a CDS encoding NnrU family protein, with protein sequence MSTHGLLVGAAALFLGTHFLLSHPWREPLVRRMGEGPFRGLYSLVALLTFGALLWIYRGIGRETPLWGAGDGLWAAATLVMWAASILFVGSFRGNPALAGAPSAKGRPAGVLAITRHPMMWSFALWAFVHSALIATPKAFVLDATILILALGGAAGQDAKKERLSGERWRSWEAQTSFLPFGRGLAFPGWFALVGGTLLLLVATWAHPVPAGLWRWFG encoded by the coding sequence GAGCACGCATGGCCTCCTCGTCGGGGCCGCCGCGCTGTTCCTTGGCACGCACTTCCTCCTCTCGCATCCCTGGCGCGAGCCGCTGGTGCGGCGCATGGGCGAGGGGCCGTTCCGCGGCCTCTACTCGCTTGTCGCCCTGCTGACCTTCGGAGCCCTACTGTGGATCTACCGCGGGATCGGGCGGGAGACGCCGCTGTGGGGTGCCGGGGACGGGCTCTGGGCAGCCGCGACGCTGGTGATGTGGGCGGCCTCCATCCTGTTCGTCGGCAGCTTTCGCGGCAATCCGGCGCTTGCGGGGGCCCCGTCGGCGAAGGGCCGGCCGGCAGGGGTGCTCGCGATCACCCGCCACCCGATGATGTGGAGCTTCGCGCTGTGGGCGTTCGTCCATTCGGCGCTGATCGCCACACCCAAGGCCTTCGTCCTCGACGCCACCATCCTCATCCTCGCGCTGGGCGGCGCGGCGGGGCAGGACGCCAAGAAGGAGCGGCTGTCCGGCGAGCGGTGGCGATCGTGGGAGGCGCAGACGAGCTTCCTTCCGTTCGGCCGCGGCCTCGCCTTCCCGGGCTGGTTCGCGCTGGTCGGTGGAACGTTGCTGCTGCTCGTCGCGACATGGGCGCATCCGGTGCCGGCGGGGCTGTGGCGCTGGTTCGGCTGA
- a CDS encoding manganese catalase family protein, whose amino-acid sequence MFIHNKKLQYTVRVNEPDPVLGTFMLEQFGGPDGELAAAMRYFSQGLSEDDPRRKDMLMDIATEELSHLEVIGSIVAMLCKGAKASMTEGTMEEAELYREINGGGISHTESILYGGGPAFVNSAGVPFNGHYIDTRGEPTVDLRSNIAAEARAKIVYERLINITDDPGVKDALNFLMTREVAHQKSFEKALYSIENNFPPGKLPGDDRYASVYVNTSQGEGDATGPWNSGPQWDRIDDLTKSLPVDGGDGVASVQLASDEMDDLKAAATRTRSNSSEDPTTGADLGAGPGAGRTKEVAAECQ is encoded by the coding sequence ATGTTCATCCACAACAAGAAGCTTCAATATACCGTCCGCGTCAACGAACCGGATCCGGTCCTCGGCACCTTCATGCTCGAACAGTTCGGCGGTCCTGACGGGGAGCTGGCGGCGGCCATGCGCTACTTCAGTCAGGGTCTCTCGGAAGACGACCCCAGGCGCAAGGACATGCTGATGGACATTGCCACCGAGGAACTCAGCCACCTCGAAGTGATCGGTTCGATCGTCGCCATGCTCTGCAAGGGCGCCAAGGCCTCGATGACCGAGGGTACGATGGAGGAAGCGGAACTCTACCGCGAGATCAACGGAGGCGGGATCAGCCACACGGAGTCGATCCTCTACGGCGGCGGCCCGGCGTTCGTGAATTCGGCGGGTGTCCCCTTCAACGGACATTACATCGACACTCGCGGCGAGCCGACGGTCGACCTTCGCTCCAACATCGCCGCGGAGGCGCGGGCCAAGATCGTCTACGAGCGGCTGATCAACATCACCGACGACCCGGGCGTGAAGGACGCCCTCAACTTTCTGATGACCCGCGAGGTCGCGCACCAGAAAAGCTTCGAGAAGGCACTCTACTCCATCGAGAACAACTTCCCGCCGGGCAAGCTGCCGGGCGACGATCGCTACGCCAGCGTCTACGTGAACACCTCGCAGGGTGAGGGCGATGCGACTGGTCCGTGGAACAGCGGGCCCCAGTGGGACCGCATCGACGATCTGACCAAGAGCCTTCCGGTCGATGGCGGCGACGGAGTTGCCAGCGTGCAGCTTGCCAGCGACGAAATGGACGACCTCAAGGCGGCGGCGACCCGGACCCGGTCGAACAGCAGCGAGGATCCCACAACCGGTGCGGACCTCGGGGCAGGACCAGGTGCCGGCCGAACCAAAGAGGTCGCGGCCGAATGCCAATAG
- the thiD gene encoding bifunctional hydroxymethylpyrimidine kinase/phosphomethylpyrimidine kinase, translating into MPTTVPRILIIAGSDSGGGAGIQADIKTVTMLGGHAMTAITAITAQNTLGVSAVHPVPAETVLAQIDAVVGDIGVDAVKIGMIGSAFTARLVAERLRALEQPVPVVFDPVMVATSGAPLADEATVAAFGELMELATIATPNLPELQRLAGAEDDPVSAALALVSRHGCAVLVKGGHDEGEAIADALIEEDNITSWQGSRIETEHNHGTGCTLASAIATNLAAGMSLPKAVGRAREFVRVALREAPGLGQGHGPMGQGRVRLDAGPIGGPRLNQVTVTVRDYDRSVGFYRRLGLRQIVDSKDNYARFETAGGGTFSLQVDPEEEVRATTAVYFECDDLDERVEALARAGVAFEHGPRGQPWMWREARLRDPDGNIIFLYHAGENRRFPPWRVDDEAAASR; encoded by the coding sequence ATGCCGACGACCGTCCCTCGCATCCTCATCATCGCCGGCTCCGACAGCGGGGGCGGGGCGGGTATCCAGGCGGACATTAAGACCGTCACCATGCTGGGGGGGCATGCGATGACCGCCATCACGGCGATTACGGCGCAGAACACGCTCGGTGTCAGCGCCGTCCATCCGGTCCCGGCGGAAACGGTGCTGGCGCAGATCGACGCGGTGGTGGGCGACATCGGTGTCGATGCGGTGAAGATCGGGATGATCGGAAGCGCCTTCACCGCGCGGCTGGTCGCCGAGCGGCTGCGCGCGCTGGAGCAGCCGGTGCCGGTCGTCTTCGATCCCGTCATGGTGGCGACCAGCGGTGCGCCGCTCGCCGACGAGGCGACCGTCGCCGCGTTCGGCGAACTGATGGAACTGGCGACCATCGCGACGCCGAACCTGCCGGAGCTGCAGCGGCTGGCCGGGGCCGAGGACGATCCCGTCAGCGCGGCGCTGGCGCTCGTCTCGCGCCATGGCTGCGCGGTGCTGGTCAAGGGCGGCCACGACGAAGGCGAGGCGATCGCCGACGCGCTGATCGAGGAAGACAATATCACCAGCTGGCAGGGCAGCCGGATCGAGACGGAGCACAATCATGGCACCGGCTGCACGCTGGCGAGCGCGATCGCGACGAACCTCGCGGCCGGCATGAGCCTGCCCAAGGCGGTTGGCCGCGCGCGCGAATTCGTCCGCGTCGCTTTGCGCGAAGCTCCGGGACTGGGGCAGGGGCACGGGCCGATGGGGCAGGGCCGGGTCCGCCTCGATGCCGGGCCGATCGGCGGCCCGCGGCTCAACCAGGTGACGGTAACGGTCAGGGACTATGACCGCTCGGTTGGTTTCTACCGCCGGCTCGGCCTTCGCCAGATCGTCGACAGCAAGGACAATTATGCCCGCTTCGAGACAGCCGGCGGCGGGACCTTCTCGCTCCAGGTCGACCCCGAGGAGGAGGTCCGCGCCACCACTGCCGTCTATTTCGAGTGCGATGACCTCGACGAGCGGGTGGAGGCACTGGCCCGGGCTGGCGTGGCCTTCGAGCATGGCCCGCGCGGCCAGCCATGGATGTGGCGGGAGGCGCGGCTGCGCGACCCCGACGGCAACATCATCTTTCTCTATCATGCGGGCGAGAACCGGCGCTTTCCGCCCTGGCGGGTGGATGACGAGGCTGCCGCGAGCCGGTAA
- the glmM gene encoding phosphoglucosamine mutase, which yields MTRKFFGTDGIRGLTNSAPMTAETALKVGQAAGAHFLRGDHRHRVVIGKDTRLSGYMMESAMVAGFTSVGMDVVLLGPMPTPAVAMLTRSMRADLGVMISASHNPFADNGIKLFGPDGYKLSDEDELAIEARLEQEPELARPELIGRAKRIDDARGRYIHFAKATFPEQLRLDGLKVVVDCANGAAYHVAPEALWELGAEVIPLGVKPNGTNINDKVGSTYPQVMQETVVGSGAHIGLALDGDADRLIVVDETGTTIDGDQLMALIALDQKRRGTLRGGGLVATVMSNLGLERKLAAEGLELHRTTVGDRYVLEGMREKGCNVGGEQSGHIILADHATTGDGLVAGLQVLAALVEAGKPASELLRQFEPVPQLLRNVRFKGGAPLETDRVKQVIAEAERDLDGNGRLVIRKSGTEPLIRVMAESDDAAQVEAVVARICDAVASV from the coding sequence ATGACGCGTAAATTCTTCGGCACCGACGGCATCCGCGGCCTCACCAACAGCGCTCCGATGACGGCGGAGACCGCGCTCAAGGTCGGACAGGCAGCGGGCGCCCACTTCCTCCGCGGCGACCATCGTCACCGCGTGGTGATCGGCAAGGACACCCGCCTGTCCGGCTACATGATGGAGTCGGCGATGGTCGCCGGCTTCACCTCGGTGGGCATGGACGTGGTGCTGCTGGGGCCGATGCCGACGCCGGCGGTCGCCATGCTGACCCGCTCGATGCGCGCCGACCTGGGCGTGATGATCTCGGCCAGCCACAATCCCTTCGCCGACAACGGGATCAAGCTGTTCGGCCCCGACGGCTACAAGCTCAGCGACGAGGACGAGCTTGCGATCGAGGCGCGGCTCGAGCAGGAGCCCGAGCTCGCCCGCCCCGAGCTGATCGGTCGTGCCAAGCGGATCGACGACGCGCGCGGCCGCTACATCCATTTCGCCAAGGCGACCTTCCCCGAGCAGCTCCGCCTCGATGGGCTGAAGGTAGTCGTCGACTGCGCCAACGGCGCCGCCTACCACGTCGCCCCCGAGGCGCTGTGGGAGCTGGGCGCGGAGGTGATCCCGCTCGGCGTCAAGCCGAACGGTACCAACATCAACGACAAGGTCGGCTCGACCTACCCGCAGGTGATGCAGGAGACGGTGGTCGGCAGCGGGGCGCACATCGGGCTGGCGCTCGACGGCGACGCCGACCGGCTGATCGTCGTCGACGAGACCGGCACGACGATCGACGGCGACCAGCTGATGGCGCTGATCGCGCTCGACCAGAAGCGCCGCGGTACGCTGCGCGGCGGCGGGCTGGTGGCGACCGTCATGTCCAATCTCGGGCTGGAGCGAAAGCTCGCGGCGGAGGGCCTCGAGCTCCACCGCACCACCGTCGGCGACCGCTACGTGCTGGAAGGCATGCGCGAGAAGGGGTGTAATGTCGGCGGCGAGCAGAGCGGCCACATCATCCTCGCCGACCATGCGACGACCGGCGACGGGCTCGTGGCTGGACTGCAGGTGCTTGCCGCGCTGGTCGAGGCCGGCAAGCCCGCGAGCGAGCTGCTGCGGCAGTTCGAGCCGGTCCCGCAGCTGCTCCGGAACGTCCGCTTCAAGGGTGGAGCGCCGCTCGAGACGGACAGAGTGAAGCAGGTCATCGCCGAGGCCGAGCGCGACCTGGACGGCAATGGGCGGCTGGTCATCCGCAAGAGTGGGACCGAACCGCTGATCCGGGTCATGGCTGAGAGCGACGATGCGGCGCAGGTCGAGGCGGTGGTCGCCCGCATCTGCGACGCGGTGGCTTCTGTTTAG
- a CDS encoding ribonuclease HII: protein MPRPCFKLERDHPMPLAGVDEAGCAPLAGPVVAAAVILDRDRFPRGIDDSKKLDLETREAIYAKLQKVAVFAVGVCSVEEIDRINIYWARMLAMTRAVAALGVEPAFVMVDGNRCPKWERPSRAVVAGDAKCRSIAAASIVAKVTRDRLMAEYALDHPGYGWESNRGYPTPDHRRALRELGPTPLHRRSFGLVREMVESWSQPMLFAAE from the coding sequence ATGCCTCGCCCCTGCTTCAAGCTCGAACGCGACCATCCGATGCCGCTCGCCGGGGTCGACGAAGCCGGCTGCGCGCCGCTTGCCGGGCCGGTCGTTGCGGCGGCGGTGATCCTCGACCGCGACCGGTTCCCGCGCGGGATCGACGATTCGAAGAAGCTCGACCTCGAGACTCGCGAGGCGATCTACGCCAAGCTGCAGAAGGTCGCGGTGTTCGCCGTCGGGGTCTGCAGCGTCGAGGAGATCGACCGGATCAACATCTACTGGGCGAGGATGCTGGCGATGACCCGCGCCGTTGCGGCGCTTGGGGTCGAGCCCGCGTTCGTCATGGTCGACGGCAACCGCTGTCCGAAATGGGAGCGGCCAAGCCGGGCGGTCGTTGCCGGCGACGCCAAGTGCCGCTCGATCGCCGCGGCCTCGATCGTCGCCAAGGTCACCCGCGACCGGCTGATGGCCGAATATGCCCTCGATCATCCGGGCTACGGGTGGGAGAGCAACCGCGGCTATCCGACTCCCGACCACCGCCGCGCGCTTCGGGAGCTCGGACCGACACCGCTCCATCGGCGCAGCTTCGGGCTGGTCCGCGAAATGGTCGAGAGCTGGTCCCAGCCGATGCTGTTCGCCGCGGAATGA
- the folP gene encoding dihydropteroate synthase, with the protein MRTLIRPTGFVDSPFGHDGKVARLAGGLNWFGSVELVTVEGGRRAASELVPVEGLEARLKADTAAQWAALTAVRAPLRLGERVVRLDQPQVMAIVNATPDSFSDGGQFASPAEAASAGADLAAAGAAIVDVGGESTRPGAKPVWEGDEIERIVPIVRQLATSGAAVSIDTRKSAVMEAALGAGARMVNDVSGLTWDERSAGIVAAAGVPVAIMHHQGDPQTMQDAPRYGDVVVEVYDWLAVRIGAAEAAGIARSNILVDPGIGFGKTVAHNLELINNLALFHSLGCPLLFGASRKRTIGALSGEAPADRRVAGSIAFALKAVEQGAQIVRVHDVFETVQALRVWRGLRDQALTPR; encoded by the coding sequence GTGCGCACGCTGATCCGGCCGACGGGCTTCGTCGATTCACCCTTCGGCCACGACGGCAAGGTCGCGCGGCTCGCCGGCGGTCTGAACTGGTTCGGCAGCGTCGAGCTGGTCACCGTCGAGGGAGGACGCCGAGCGGCCTCGGAGCTGGTCCCAGTCGAAGGTCTCGAGGCGCGCCTTAAGGCCGACACGGCGGCGCAATGGGCGGCACTCACCGCCGTCCGGGCGCCGCTCCGGCTCGGCGAGCGGGTGGTGCGGCTGGACCAGCCGCAGGTCATGGCGATCGTCAACGCCACGCCCGACAGCTTTTCCGACGGCGGCCAATTCGCTTCTCCCGCAGAGGCAGCCAGCGCGGGAGCCGACCTCGCGGCGGCCGGCGCGGCGATCGTTGATGTCGGCGGCGAAAGCACGCGGCCCGGCGCCAAGCCCGTCTGGGAAGGCGACGAGATCGAGCGGATTGTTCCCATCGTCCGGCAGCTCGCGACGAGCGGCGCGGCAGTGTCGATCGACACGCGCAAGTCGGCGGTGATGGAAGCGGCCCTCGGGGCGGGCGCGCGGATGGTCAACGACGTGTCGGGCTTGACCTGGGACGAGCGCTCCGCGGGGATCGTCGCGGCCGCCGGGGTGCCGGTGGCGATCATGCATCATCAGGGTGACCCGCAGACGATGCAGGACGCGCCGCGCTACGGCGACGTCGTGGTCGAGGTGTACGACTGGCTGGCCGTGCGGATTGGGGCGGCGGAGGCGGCGGGCATCGCTCGTTCGAACATCCTCGTCGATCCCGGCATCGGCTTCGGCAAGACGGTCGCGCACAATCTCGAGCTCATCAACAATCTTGCGCTGTTCCATTCGCTCGGCTGCCCACTCCTGTTCGGGGCCAGTCGCAAGCGGACCATCGGGGCGCTGTCCGGGGAGGCGCCGGCAGACCGCCGGGTGGCGGGCAGTATCGCGTTCGCGCTCAAGGCGGTGGAGCAGGGCGCCCAGATCGTCCGGGTGCACGACGTGTTCGAGACGGTCCAGGCGCTGCGAGTCTGGCGGGGCCTGCGCGACCAGGCGCTGACCCCGCGCTGA
- a CDS encoding site-specific DNA-methyltransferase: MILPVTEELGRSRPLAKREAPTWTLPLDQILMGDCITEMARLPAKSVDMIFADPPYNLQLGGELFRPEGGRVDACDDDWDKFDSLAAYDDFTREWLAEARRILKDNGTIWVIGSYHNIYRVGSLLQDADFWILNDIVWRKANPMPNFRGTRFTNAHETLLWCAKDEKARYTFNYRAMKALNDDLQMRSDWVLPICSGGERVKGNDGGKAHPTQKPEALLYRILLACTKPGDVVLDPFFGTGTTGAVARRLQRRWIGIERERAYVKVASERIASTLPLDESAMQTVADKRSQPRVAFGLLVESGMVPPGATLTDSKRRWTASVRADGSLACAEHSGSIHKVGAALQGAPSCNGWTFWHVEQDGALVVIDALRQKHLAGL, encoded by the coding sequence ATGATTCTTCCCGTCACGGAGGAACTCGGCCGCTCGCGGCCGCTCGCCAAGCGCGAGGCCCCGACCTGGACGCTGCCGCTCGACCAGATCCTGATGGGCGACTGCATCACCGAGATGGCGCGCCTGCCGGCCAAGTCGGTCGACATGATCTTCGCCGACCCGCCCTACAATCTCCAGCTCGGCGGCGAGCTGTTCCGCCCCGAGGGCGGGCGCGTGGATGCCTGCGACGACGACTGGGACAAGTTCGACAGCCTGGCCGCCTATGACGATTTCACCCGCGAGTGGCTTGCGGAGGCGCGGCGGATCCTCAAGGACAACGGCACGATCTGGGTCATCGGCAGCTACCACAACATCTACCGCGTCGGCTCGCTGCTGCAGGATGCCGACTTCTGGATCCTCAACGACATCGTCTGGCGCAAGGCCAACCCGATGCCTAACTTCCGCGGCACCCGCTTCACCAATGCGCACGAGACCCTGCTGTGGTGCGCCAAGGACGAGAAGGCCCGCTACACCTTCAACTATCGCGCGATGAAGGCGCTGAACGACGACCTGCAGATGCGGTCGGACTGGGTGCTGCCGATCTGCTCGGGCGGGGAGCGGGTGAAGGGCAACGACGGCGGCAAGGCACATCCGACGCAAAAGCCGGAGGCGCTGCTCTACCGGATTCTGCTCGCCTGCACCAAGCCGGGCGACGTGGTGCTCGACCCCTTCTTCGGGACCGGGACGACCGGCGCGGTGGCGCGCCGGCTCCAGCGGCGGTGGATCGGGATCGAGCGCGAGCGGGCCTATGTGAAGGTTGCCTCCGAACGCATCGCCTCGACCCTGCCGCTGGACGAAAGCGCCATGCAGACCGTTGCCGACAAGCGCAGTCAGCCGCGCGTTGCCTTCGGTCTGCTGGTCGAGAGCGGGATGGTGCCGCCGGGCGCTACGCTGACCGATTCCAAGCGGCGCTGGACGGCCAGCGTGCGGGCCGACGGCAGCCTGGCATGCGCAGAGCATTCGGGCTCGATCCACAAGGTCGGTGCCGCGCTTCAGGGCGCGCCAAGCTGCAACGGATGGACGTTCTGGCATGTCGAGCAGGACGGTGCGCTGGTCGTCATCGACGCGCTTCGGCAGAAGCATCTCGCCGGCCTCTAA
- a CDS encoding phosphodiester glycosidase family protein, which yields MLLAACRRGEPAPAPGSQALADGPCSQQLFEGSRFSVCPAGDLRIETRWADRQGRPFRGFVALEQALGAQAERVAFAMNAGMFGHANEPIGLYVEDHRTLAELNRRKGGGNFHVMPNGVFLVRDDGKAAVVTSAEFQPSPNIRFATQSGPMLVVAGAINPRFSADSPSRYVRNGVGIGPDGRPVFVMSDDEVSMGKFARFFQQALHCRDALYLDGSVSSLWVPEHGRRDAFAAIGPMIVALRP from the coding sequence GTGCTGCTCGCCGCGTGCCGGCGGGGCGAGCCCGCACCGGCGCCCGGTTCCCAGGCGCTCGCCGACGGCCCCTGCTCGCAGCAGCTGTTCGAGGGCAGCCGGTTCAGCGTGTGCCCGGCCGGCGACCTGCGGATTGAGACCCGCTGGGCCGATCGCCAGGGCCGACCGTTCCGCGGCTTCGTGGCGCTGGAGCAGGCGCTCGGCGCGCAGGCGGAGCGGGTCGCCTTCGCGATGAACGCCGGCATGTTCGGCCATGCGAACGAGCCCATCGGCCTCTACGTCGAGGATCACCGCACCCTCGCCGAGCTCAATCGGCGAAAGGGTGGCGGCAATTTTCATGTGATGCCCAACGGCGTCTTTCTCGTGCGCGACGACGGTAAGGCCGCGGTGGTGACCTCCGCCGAGTTCCAACCGTCGCCGAATATCCGCTTCGCCACCCAGTCCGGACCGATGCTGGTCGTCGCGGGCGCGATCAACCCGCGCTTCTCGGCGGACAGCCCGTCCCGCTACGTGCGCAACGGCGTGGGCATCGGGCCGGATGGTCGACCGGTATTCGTCATGAGCGACGACGAGGTGTCGATGGGCAAGTTCGCGCGCTTTTTCCAGCAGGCGCTCCATTGCCGCGATGCCTTGTACCTCGACGGCTCGGTGAGCTCCCTGTGGGTGCCCGAACACGGCCGCCGCGACGCCTTTGCCGCGATTGGCCCGATGATCGTGGCGCTGCGGCCATGA